The following is a genomic window from Archocentrus centrarchus isolate MPI-CPG fArcCen1 unplaced genomic scaffold, fArcCen1 scaffold_64_ctg1, whole genome shotgun sequence.
ttttaaaatttttattggCTCTAATCATAACCGacatttactgtttattttagtTTGGATATATAAAGTGTATGATTCTATTTAATGCTGGTAAATACTTAAAAATTCTGATTAATGTTTGGTTCCTAGTATTAATGATCATGAACAGTTTTTGCATCAAGTTTGTCCTGATGtgtgattattatttaatattataacaATAGTGTTCACCAACCTCACTGAAAActattcagttcattttttgaCTCCATCAAAGTTCATTTGTCAGCTCTGAGTTGAGGatttgagctgtttctctcacaGGTGAAGAACACAGATCCTTCCTGGAATCCTTCTTTAAGCAGAGTTCATGCTTGTAACTGTCATTGTGTTATTAAAGTGCAAAGCCACAGCTAACGGTgtggaggctgcagagcagaaaccCACACAGCCCGTCTGCTGCAGCACAGGAAGTTTGGATACAGTCAGTTTGTGCTTCACTCACACAGCTTGTTGTTGATCACACAATCAAAGTAGAATCCAATTCAAAAGCTTCAAATCTTTATTATTTCAACTTAGAAACACAACTGCACTGTTATTGCTGTATGTTGGACTTTGATCACCTTTCTGCACAAATCAAAGAGAAACTGATGATAAAAATATGGCTGATACCTGATGATTTTTGTTCCTACAATAAAAGTCACAATAAGTCCAAAAAGAATTCTAACTCAGAGCAACAATACATGTAAAGATGATTGATTTCAGATGATCTTCTAACTATGGAATCAAAGCAACAATAAGCACAACACATCATAACTCAGATGTGTGAATGGTGATCAAAGTGATGAATGAGATGAATGGATGAGATTTGATGGTGAGAAAAGGCGAGCAGAAAACAGTCAGTCAGCATGTGTGCAGTTGGTGGACGCTCCCTTGTTTCTGAGGATCATCAGCAGAGAGAGTCCACAGCAGTACACCAGACTCTTCACTATCAGCACTGTGGACAGCAGGCAGAGCAGCTTCACCCTGCACTGAGACTGGAAGGACcctgaaggacacacacacacacacacacacacacacacacacacacacacacacacacacacacacacacacacacacacacacacacacacacacacacacacacacacagtggggtTATTCCTGTGAGATGAAGGAGAAAAAGTCCAAATAGAAACAGTCACAGCTTCTTCTTCAAGTGGATGAATGGattgatttgtgtttgtgtccactTGGGGGCAGAAGAACTCCACAAGCAGCTAACAAACTGATCTCTGACATATTATGGTCTGTGTGCTGTTTGGTGCTGAGCAGCTAGTGTACAGTGGCTTTCTCAGAGCTTGTTTGATGAAGATATGAATGAGTGGAACAACTTTGAGACTGAGTCCCTAAAGTAGTTCCAGCTCCCTCATTGGACATTGGAGCTGTCCATGCAGAGAGGCAGCAGGTGATCTTACAGTCAGCTGGCTGCAGAGCTGGCAGGTCTGCTGGCTCTCTCTCTGGAGGACAGGAGGCTGCTGGAGCTGGAAGctctgaaacacaaaaggaGTCAAATGTTTGGAGCTGCAGTGACAAATGTCAGtcctctgctcctctgctctctttgaCAGCATCTCCACATGAAGCTGAATCCCTGAAGCTGAACACAGTCAGCGAGCCTTCATTACCTTCTTGTGTTTGGGCCTCCACTGTGCCCCCCTCGTGCTtgacggagcagctgtatttccatgtgctGTTCTGAGGGATCAGTAAGATGGAGGCGCTGCGTCCCGGCTCTCTGAGCTCCAGCTGCTCTCCCtcagcagggggcagctccTCCAGCCCGCCgttcttcttctgtcttttccAGGAGAACTGGACCAGAGGAGGAAACATGGCTGAGgccacacacagcagggagctGCTCCCCTCCAGGTGGGCTCTGGATGCTGCTGGGTACACGCTCACCACGGGCTTCACTACCTGCTCATCTGAAGTTTGACAGCAGCAAcaagcagcacagacacacattcacacagtcagcagcagcttccagCACTGCACTGCATTCAGTCTGATCCTGGAAACTACATGGACTCTGATCACTAAACTACTCATCAATACAGCACAAAGTTCACTACATACACTGGATTCagcttcaggtcaaacacagtcAGAACCTCATGTCAGCACGGCTCACATGAGCAACACACAACATGCTTTTagaaactcaaataaaatatgtttcaaCTTTATTTCtcgtgtttaattttttttcagttttgtattgttGTTCTTGAAAGTTCAAAATGATTCAGtacaataaaaaatatcaacatttacCTTCATaacactgaaaatatattttccattttaGTCTTTCTCTACATATTTTAACAAATTCTTCTTCCAAAGAATTAATGTCATTTTATAAAGTACTTTATTACACATAAAACAACATCATAGTTCAGCATTTGTTAAAATAGAATTCAGCAtaatttaaacactgaaattcACGTCCACAGATTGTTCAAAACACTGTTTTAATAACATGTACAATATTAATTTATGCTACATGTGAATAAACagctttttggttttattttgtcatcaaAGGCTCCACAATCTGAATAAttggaaggaaatggatggatttttcttttcttttaaaaagaaaagtaatttcAATGATAGAATTTTAACATTGTATCTATTTTTAATCACAGAGTTTATCATTCAAGATAAAATATTTCTGCCTTTCAAACAAAATTACAAAGATTACTGATATTTTTCATCTTTGTATTTCATATCATAAATCTCTAATCTTAAAACAATTACACTATCatatatatttgcatgtaaaTATTACTGAACACATGTTCACTGAAACTGATAACAAATAGACATCAtgataaacacataaataatgTGTTTGAACCTAATTTATCCATCaatatttaaagaaatcatGTGTCCAtaagtattttaatttattaagtttgttctgtttcatgttttaaCTCATGATAGCTCACAAAGATTTATGACCTACTTAAACAAATCTCTAAAAcacatttgcatattttacactCTGCTAAACTTTCTGGACTAttttcaaaaactaaaaattgtgcagaaataaagagATGATCAAATCCTAAATTATTGCAGTGTTGCCAAAACTAAACTTTTAGGACTCTTCAAACCTGTCCTTAATAACAGTGATTACAGATGAACTATCAACAAattctgaaaaatatgacataaATCCAGGATCAACTTTTTACTTTAAACACAGTTTCTGCATTTTCTGCTTCTACAATAAATAACAGAAggaaattttatattttttcttaccTGTTACGTACAGTTTAGTTCCAGAGCCAAagattttattcacagtgaAACAGACTAATACAAAAACCTGCTGAATGTGTCAGCTGAGGTAAATTTCAGCTGTGGTTTCTCTGATAATCACATCAACATGACCgtctctgcttctcttttctttcagcCTCACTAGCAGCACATGGATTGATCTGGATTAACAGACTGACACTAAACATCTCACAGACATTCTCTGCCCCGAGAGAAGAAACTTCATTAAATGACTTTGTTAATTTTATCTTGAAATTCTAGTTCCATCCAAATATCCATCTATCATCCAtctgccagtctatcacagagagaaacaacatTTACACCTACAAATGTTataaatgcaatttaaaatcaccaatttaAATGATCCTAAtccatgcatgtgtttggattgtgggaggaagtgGGAGTTCTCAGAGAGAATCCATGGAAGCACGAGGAGAACATCAGAGTCACAAATACTTCATTGATCCACAGGAAATTTGTTTCACTGCACTCACAgatcaaatattaaataatacaaattttattataaaaatgtcagattttatCCTAAATTTTATGGGAtcatttcagtttgaaatttaTGTGTGAATTCAGATATTAATATATTTCCAAAAAGACTTTATTACCCAACAAAGTTACAGTAACAGTCAGAGCTTTAGACACCGATTCATTTTAATGGgtaagtttaaacatttgactgTTGCTGAATGTtggaccataaaaaaaaaaaaatctttatttcttattcaacatatttaaaatgtatttttcccaATTTTGATGGTGCAGAATTACTGAGATGATCAAATCCTAAATATCTGTAACATCACTAATATTTGCAGAAATAAAGAATAACTTTAGTTGTTCAGTGagatttaaacatgttttcagagATTATTGAGCTTTTCTTATGGAACAATGGCTGCAGATGAATTCTCTACTAATTATGAACAAACTAACATGTAAAGCCTGAAGCAGCACAAACtgactttaaacacattttcaacttctacaataaaacaactgaaggaaaataaatgtttgttctTACCTGTTACACTCAGTTTGGTTCCAGAGCCAAAGATGAGGTAGTATCCTCCTCCCACAGTGAGACAGACTGATACAAAAACCTGTCTGCTGCTGAATGTGTCAGCTGAGGTGAATGAGTCCAAATGATGAAGCAGGATCATATTTCAGCTCCATGATGAGTTTCTCTAATGTTCATATCAACATGActgtctctgcttctcttttcttttagcCACACTAGCAGCATGGCTCTGATGTTAATGTCAGTCTGCTGGTCAGTCCACTACTTTAGTCCACATGGATTGGATCTGGACTAAAGGATGATGGACTGACTCCAGTTTTCTCCAATGCATCatctgagtgtgagtgtgagcctgatagaaagaagaaaatgcttCAAGGCAGAGAATAAAGtgctgtttgaatgtgtgtgaatctcTGAATGTGCCTTGTAGGAAAaactgctttgagtgctcagagtagcaAATCCCtctataagtaccagtccattgaTCCATCAGtgatgctcccacacctttctGATGTGGTTTTGTTGCAGCCTTCAaaccacagctgctgtatttagaAGTGAACCATGTTGGTCTGCACAGGCTCTTCTATTCTGAACACTGACAGGATTTCctttgctgtttctgctgctctgccCATTTGCCTCTGTTAGCTGCAGCTTGATGGAGCTTCTGTAAAAACAGACCCAGAGTTATTTTTAGTGGAGCAAAGAGATGCTTCAGGGATGCTTCTGAAATGTGCTGCGGCAGGTCTGCTGGAATCATCGGTGTTGTATTGAGTGTCCTCGATCAGCTCCGGCAGCCTAGTTGGAGCACAAAGCGCCCATGCCTGCTGTTAAAAATAGTGCTTTGGAACAACCAAGTCCAACAGAGTCCAACAAAAACTGTGAGAAAGAGCTGGAAGAGAGCAGTTcatgagagaaaatccaacatgtCAGAATTAAAGCTGCTCTCAGTAAAAATGGAGTCAAATTCTTCCAAACTGATGAGCTGGACTGATTATCAGTTACTGCAGGTGCTCCAGCAGAGGAGGAGCGGGAACCACCAGAACTGCCAAACCCCACtgacacacatcacacacaccacaaataccacactcacagacacacagctataGAAAACAGAGgcaggaaagaaaataaatgaatgtggTCATAAGTTTAAAAAGCATGTGTTAGAGAGGAGTCCTAAACACCTGATCCAGATCCAGCAGTTCTGTCAGGAGGAACAGGACAAAATCCCAGAAACCCACTGTGAGAAGCTTCTGGAAGGCTACAAAACTGCTTTTAACCCAGGATCaattattttaaaactgatGCTGTTGCAGTGGCAGCGTTAGGCATCTGGGTTCCAATTTAAGATGTCAAAAGAGGTCCAACCCCCCATTtataaagagagagaagaaaaacagaaaaaagttagaaattcagttcattaaatatatatttttggatttcaatccaaatgtgttttgtccatttttgcacaacagaaaagaaaaagaaataatctgATGAATTTGCTGAATTATAATCTGAAATAATGCTGTAATTGTAGCAGAATGAGGACAAACATGGATATTCTCAAAGTTCACAGAAGGAAATAAAGGTATCATCATCGAGTCCCTCAAACTAACAAAAGTAACATTTAATTGTGCTCAGGAATTAAACGTGAGTAAATGAGCACAGAAGAAATCTAAAGGAAAATTCATCCTGCAAGCAGCGATGATCGGGCCCACGCACATCGACCTGCGCTCTGCTTGGAGTGTtagagccattttttttttgtttgaaataaaGTGTTTATTTATGTACATAGATTTATATTTGGGAATAATATTTTGCAGAATTTTGGGCTTATTTGGACACTTGGGAATTGTCGTGTGCATGTTTAGTATTATACgaattaattttgtatttttgaagttttacctAGATGCTAAATactgtggtgcattttgatTGGCTATTGGTTTAATATAAAACCGTCAGGACGCATGAAGAACGTCAGTGGAGAAGCCGCGAACCCTAGGAGCACCACAGTCTTTTGACCGTCACATTTCAGATAGATATTTAGATAGGAGTTTTGAATTCATCTTTTGTTTTGTATGATTTTCAGTTACTATAAAGAAAGACATCAAACTCAAGTTTTGGATTCAAgacttttatttctgtttcgTGTCGCGTCCGAAAGTACTCAAGAGGTTCACGGCTAGTGAGTCTCCTGCACTCACATTCAAGTCAAAAGACTGCCCATCCACGAGGCTGCGTTACCGAGGCGAGTGGAGGACATGAGAAGTTGGATGCTGTCAGCTCAGTAGGAAGACAAAGCCAACTGAAATCGCCTTCCAGGTTTGAGAGGGACTGGAACAGTAAAAGAAATACTTCGACTGCAGTGCTGGCTAAAATAAGCTTTCCCTGGGTCAGGTATGATATTCTCTTCTCATTTTCGTTAGCCTGCTATGCTAGTTAGCGCGCTAGCTATCCTGCTAAGGTGACTGTGCAAAATCTCCAGTAAATGCCCAAAGGATTTCCAGCTCAGAAAGTCATTCATGTTCATGCCAAACGATCTTCCACAAGTAGTACCTCTTTTCACAAGTGTCTGTGAATGTGCTGGAAGAGTTTAGAAGCTGTGAGGAATTTCGAGAATAGTCACAGTTAATGTGTGAAGCTTTATCGGTGAAATAATATGGCTGAATTCAATGCTGAGTCAAACGCGGATGCGCTTGCGC
Proteins encoded in this region:
- the LOC115777693 gene encoding immunoglobulin lambda-1 light chain-like, which gives rise to MLFLPAAALCCLCSALLTMAAEQLIQDDLTLTRRVGDKVSFSCGGTEQCADSYILWYQKKETQTFRVIGYTPKSSGSCTFSKGYGHPQEDDFSAEKKESACELKINQVKLNHSATYYCSCVKIVCFTVNKIFGSGTKLYVTDEQVVKPVVSVYPAASRAHLEGSSSLLCVASAMFPPLVQFSWKRQKKNGGLEELPPAEGEQLELREPGRSASILLIPQNSTWKYSCSVKHEGGTVEAQTQEELPAPAASCPPEREPADLPALQPADWSFQSQCRVKLLCLLSTVLIVKSLVYCCGLSLLMILRNKGASTNCTHAD